A stretch of Corallococcus macrosporus DNA encodes these proteins:
- a CDS encoding sensor histidine kinase, whose protein sequence is MSVYAVLTLSCALLAGVRGWPVLAGVRWRLFRGMALASVLPIVGVGAVASYLAQKALAAELHGKAQQAVAAETAWLAQTAAMASSMLRVYSQGPAFVAHVREGNREGMQERLAMLEGQSGLFDAVWLLDETGDTLMTSVRLNWVSGNFAYRAYFQDAVKGGAQVLLSRPFFSRANLPYVVFTVPMELGAGRRAFLVGALSLKRLGLQPALASPGYHVEIFDRRDGILLRETERGNVLSRAPVLDLVGPDALTRPAGLLEVFDDKGRRMVVAHAQVEGTPWTVVVTAGLREAFAPVTRMGAWVVAIAVLAGAIALLLSQWVGRDVAQRLESLRDGFAVLGTPSAEQRVQARGDDEIAQLTVGFNEMAARIDRTQKELREAIAIRDQFLSMASHELRTPLTPLKATLGLLIRQLGSGPAVNPERQRDTIARLNRQVDRLTRLIGDMLDVSRLQSGRFTLTVAPMDVVSVAREVVERIQVTRPERAEQLTLELPTEPLVGRWDEQRLDQLFTNLVENALRYSPPGTPVVVRVHEEADAVRVEVEDRGIGIPQESQSQLFTPFFRARNATEHYAGGLGLGLAICREIVERHGGRIQARSEGPGQGTCFTVWLPRAAIAEAA, encoded by the coding sequence CGGAGCTGCACGGCAAGGCGCAGCAGGCGGTGGCCGCGGAGACGGCGTGGCTGGCCCAGACGGCCGCCATGGCGAGCTCGATGTTGAGGGTGTACAGCCAGGGGCCCGCCTTCGTCGCCCATGTGCGCGAGGGGAACCGCGAGGGCATGCAGGAGCGCCTGGCGATGCTGGAGGGCCAGTCCGGGCTGTTCGACGCGGTCTGGCTGCTGGATGAGACCGGCGACACGCTGATGACCTCCGTGCGGCTCAACTGGGTGAGCGGCAACTTCGCCTACCGGGCCTACTTCCAGGACGCGGTGAAGGGCGGCGCCCAGGTGCTGCTGTCGCGGCCCTTCTTCTCCCGCGCGAACCTGCCCTACGTCGTGTTCACGGTGCCCATGGAGCTGGGGGCGGGCCGGCGTGCCTTCCTCGTGGGCGCGCTGTCGTTGAAGCGGCTGGGGTTGCAGCCCGCGCTGGCCTCGCCCGGCTATCACGTGGAGATCTTCGACCGCCGCGACGGCATCCTCCTGCGCGAGACGGAGCGCGGGAACGTGCTCTCCCGGGCGCCGGTGCTGGACCTGGTCGGGCCGGACGCGCTGACGCGGCCGGCGGGGCTCCTGGAGGTGTTCGACGACAAGGGGCGCCGGATGGTGGTGGCGCACGCGCAGGTGGAGGGCACGCCCTGGACGGTGGTGGTGACGGCGGGGCTGCGCGAGGCGTTCGCCCCGGTGACGCGCATGGGCGCGTGGGTGGTGGCCATCGCGGTGCTCGCGGGCGCCATCGCGCTGCTGCTGTCGCAGTGGGTGGGGCGGGACGTGGCGCAGCGGCTGGAGAGCCTGCGGGACGGCTTCGCCGTGCTGGGCACGCCGTCCGCGGAGCAGCGCGTGCAGGCCCGGGGCGATGACGAGATTGCCCAGCTCACCGTGGGCTTCAACGAGATGGCGGCGCGCATCGACCGGACGCAGAAGGAGCTGCGGGAGGCCATCGCCATCCGGGACCAGTTCCTGTCCATGGCGAGCCACGAGCTGCGCACGCCGCTGACGCCGCTGAAGGCCACGCTGGGGCTGCTCATCCGTCAGCTCGGCTCCGGCCCGGCGGTGAACCCGGAGCGGCAGCGGGACACCATCGCCCGGCTGAACCGGCAGGTGGACCGGCTGACGCGGCTGATTGGCGACATGCTGGACGTGTCGCGGCTGCAGTCCGGGCGCTTCACGTTGACGGTGGCCCCCATGGACGTGGTGTCCGTGGCGCGCGAGGTGGTGGAGCGCATCCAGGTCACGCGGCCGGAGCGCGCGGAGCAGCTGACGCTGGAGCTCCCCACGGAGCCGCTGGTGGGCCGGTGGGACGAGCAGCGGTTGGATCAGCTCTTCACGAACCTGGTGGAGAACGCCCTGCGCTACTCGCCGCCGGGGACGCCCGTGGTGGTGCGGGTGCACGAGGAGGCGGACGCGGTGCGGGTGGAGGTGGAGGACCGGGGCATCGGCATTCCGCAAGAGAGCCAGTCGCAGCTCTTCACGCCCTTCTTCCGCGCGCGCAACGCGACCGAGCACTACGCCGGAGGGCTGGGCCTGGGCCTGGCCATCTGCCGCGAAATCGTGGAGCGCCACGGGGGCCGCATCCAGGCGCGCAGCGAGGGGCCGGGGCAGGGGACGTGCTTCACGGTGTGGCTGCCCCGCGCGGCCATCGCGGAAGCGGCCTGA